The window CAATTTTTGTGGATTTATGTACTTCCAGGAGATATTTTAATGAGAAAACTCTGACGTTTGAAGAATGTGGACCTTTTAGATTGAAGTGGAGAAGTCTCCAAGGAGTTGTGGACGAAGACAATGATGTGGCTTTGTGGTTACAAGATAAACGACAGATGATCATGAAGACCATGGCTTCGCCTCACACAATCTCCAATGTACTGGTGCTGTTGGATGTCAATGCTTCAGATCTTCAAAACCACACTGCACCACACAGCTGCAGCATCGATGAGTCCTACAAGTACGTCATCTTACCTCTCTGCTACTCCTTGACCTTCTTGCTCAGCCTCGTCTTGAACTCCACTGTTCTACTGCGTTCCTACCGCTGTAGAGGCGGCCGCCAGTGGAACACTTCGCTCATCTACATGGTCAATCTGGCATCTACAGATCTGATGTACAGCTTCTCTCTGCCGTTCCTCGTGGCCAGCTACGTCATGCGTGATCATTGGGTGTTTGGAGACTTCATGTGCAGGTTGGTGCGCTTCCTGTTTTACTTCAACCTCTACTGCAGCATCTTCTTTCTCACCTGTATATCCGTCCATCGCTACATGGGCATCTGCCATCCAATCAGAACCATCGCCCTGGAGAGCAAGCGGGCGGTTAGAGGCATTTGTACAACTGTATGGGTAGTAGTGTTCATACTTACCTGCCCCATTGTCCGTTTTGCCAAAACTGGGGAAGTAACGAGGATGTTAGGGGATGGAATGAATGAAGGGGGTGATCCTTTGTCCACAGGTAGCACAAATTCAGGAAGAGTTGAAGTATACCGGAACTGTTGGGATGATGCCATAGACAGTGAGTTCTCAGAGTATGTACCCTATGGAATTGTTCTTCATCTGCTGTGCTTCTTTTTCCCGTTCATCGTAATTGCATGGTGTTACTCACAAGTGGTACGTACCATCTTCCAGTCGCTACCGTCCCAGCCCCAAATGCAGGAGGAAGGGGGGATGTGCAGTGGGGACGAAGGGGTCAAGGATAGGACATCCGTGTCCATCTCTGGCTCTCTGAATGCTCCATACATCAACAGGCGCCGTAAGTCCATCAAAACCATCATCACCATCACGCTTTTGTTTGCGCTTTGCTTTCTGCCCTTTCACATCACAAGGACTCTCTTCCTCATCCTCAAAGAAACAAAGGTAGTAGAGTGCCAAACCATGCGGATGGTCTCCATATGCTACAAGATCACTAGGCCCCTGGCATCCTGCAATTCGTGGCTCAATGCGCTCCTTTATTTCTTAACAGGGGACAAAAGTTTAGCCTGCTGTGGACGGACCAATGCAGGTCAGCAAACACACCTTCTCTGGCCTTTACAGATTCTTGGAGGACAAAAACTAGATGATCGAGAGCAGGGCAATCCACCTAAAGCAGATGAAGGTCATGAGAGTGACTCAAAATCATCAGGAACAACATAGTTGACTACTGCAGGTCAGGAATGCACAGGAGGATATCTCAATGGGAGTGTACTACTTGCATGTTTTATTGTTCATACAAGTATTTGATCTAGTAGTTACAGTATATCCACCCACctcttttaaaaattttttttttttttttttttttatgagtaaaAAATGAAAACCTTTTAGTATGAATAAAATAGGGATTTATTAAACAATAACTGTACTTATATAAATTTGTTACAAGTTGCTGACTGACAAGAAACCGTTAACAGGTGGAAGGAATATACACAAGAAACAGGAAGCATAAAGTTATTAATTTACATCTTGTTTAGCTCTAAATTATTAGGCAAGGCGTGCCCTGTATCTTGTTCAGATCCTGGAACTATGTTTGAGTTGCACATGTTTAGTATTTTACAGTTTAATAAAGCTTTGTTTTTAAATGCACTCTATAATAAATAAAGAagtactttaataaaataaaaaattaacaaaacgtTTTGCAAAGATTAAAGCACACTTTTTCAGTATGGAATCTTATAAGCACCTGGTGATCTGGGGTCACAGGTCTTATTAACATGCTGGCACTCCCCCATCCAGACAGTCAAAGTAAATGATTATGCTTGATTTATGCTTGAATATGTAAGTTTATAATTCCTGAGCATTTACCATTTCATAAGTAACACTAGGTATTCATTA of the Myxocyprinus asiaticus isolate MX2 ecotype Aquarium Trade chromosome 42, UBuf_Myxa_2, whole genome shotgun sequence genome contains:
- the LOC127432289 gene encoding P2Y purinoceptor 3, which codes for MIMKTMASPHTISNVLVLLDVNASDLQNHTAPHSCSIDESYKYVILPLCYSLTFLLSLVLNSTVLLRSYRCRGGRQWNTSLIYMVNLASTDLMYSFSLPFLVASYVMRDHWVFGDFMCRLVRFLFYFNLYCSIFFLTCISVHRYMGICHPIRTIALESKRAVRGICTTVWVVVFILTCPIVRFAKTGEVTRMLGDGMNEGGDPLSTGSTNSGRVEVYRNCWDDAIDSEFSEYVPYGIVLHLLCFFFPFIVIAWCYSQVVRTIFQSLPSQPQMQEEGGMCSGDEGVKDRTSVSISGSLNAPYINRRRKSIKTIITITLLFALCFLPFHITRTLFLILKETKVVECQTMRMVSICYKITRPLASCNSWLNALLYFLTGDKSLACCGRTNAGQQTHLLWPLQILGGQKLDDREQGNPPKADEGHESDSKSSGTT